ATTCCTGGGGCATGGATGATCTCCCAGTCATGGCCGACCGCGAAAAACTTATCAACCGCGGCGACGAAGAAGTTGACACGGTTCAAAAACAATTTGAATCCGGCCTTCTCACTCAAAATGAATATCATAATAAAATTATCAGTATCTGGACCACGGTCAAAGATGACATCATTAAATTAACTAAAGAAAGTTTGGATAAACGCGGTCCGGTTTTCTCCATGATTGATTCCGGCGCCCGCGGTTCTTGGGGCCAGGTTACTCAGATGATGGGCATGAAGGGTTTGGTGTCTAACCCGGCTGGCGAAATTATTGAATTGCCGGTGAAAGGAAATTTCAAAGCCGGTTTTGACGTGTTGGAATATTTTATTTCCACGCACGGTACAAGAAAGGGTTTATCCGATACAGCACTCCGTACCGCGAACGCCGGTTATTTAACTCGACGCTTAGTGGACGTTGCCCAAGATGTAATCGTTATTCAAGAGGATTGCAAAGATAGTGAGGGTGTCTTGATGACAAAAAAAGAAAGTGAGGAAATGGGTGAAACTCTGCTTGCGAGAATTTTGGGACGCTTTGCCGCGGAAGACGTTATGGATGAAAAAGGCAAAAAAATCATAGTAAAAAAGAATGAACTCATCACTGAAGAAATCGGAAGAAAATTAGAAAAACTTGATTTGGAACAAATTCATGTGCGTTCAATTTTGTCCTGCCGCCTCAAAAAGGGCGTCTGTCAAAAATGTTATGGCTACGATTTAGGCTACAACAAACTTGCGAAACTCGGCTCGCCTGTCGGCGTAGTTGCGGCTCAATCCATCGGCGAACCAGGCACCCAGCTTACGATGAGAACCTTCCATACTGGCGGCGTGGCCGGCTTGGATATTACCCAGGGTTTGCCGCGTGTTGAAGAACTTTTTGAAGCGCGCGCACCAAAACGCAAAGCTTTTATCTCCGATGTTACCGGCGTAGCACAAGTTGAAGAAGACGCAAAAACAATTATCGGCCCAACCGGAGAAATTATTACCAAAGGAATTCCGGGGCAAAGAAATATAAAAATTAAATACCTTGAAAAAGAAGAAACAAAATATTCAGTCAGTAAAAATAAAAAAACGACCTTCAAAAAAGGAGACAAGATTGTAGGGGGCGAGCTTCTGGGCTTAGATAAAAACGGAAAAGAAGTTAACGCAGAGCGCGACGGCATGGTTGTGTCTGCCGAAGAAAATTTAGTGGTCGTAGAAGCTGAAGCGGAAAAAGTTAAAGAATATATTATCCCGCCAGGCTATGTCCTCTGGATAAAAGATGGCGCTGCCGTGGAACGCGGCGATCAATTAACTGAGGGCGATTTGGACTTACACCAACTCTTCAGCTTAAAAGGCAAGGAGGCTGTCCAAAAATATTTAACTAAAGAAATTCAACATATTTACACGTCACAGGGCCAGAAATTAAATGATAAACATATTGAAGTAATGGTCCGACAAATGTTCTCTCGCGTTTATATCAAAGAATCTGGCGATACAGATCTCTTGCCCGGAGAAATTGTGGAGAAATCACAACTTGAAGAGGCCAATAAACTCGCCAAAGAAAATAAACTTGAACCGGCTGAAGGCGAAGAATTACTTTTAGGCATTAGCAAAGTATCTCTCTCCACAGAAAGTTTCTTGTCTGCCGCTTCTTTCCAAGAAACCGCCCGCGTTTTGATTAACGCGGCTATCACCGGAAAAATAGACCGCCTTGAAGGCTTAAAAGAAAATGTTATTATCGGCCGCCTCATTCCGGCGGGGACAGGGTTCAAAAAAGAATAGAATTTATCGGACTTAATATGTCCAGACATTCTAAGTGGTCAAAAATAAAACACCAAAAGGGCGCCGCAGATGTAAAAAGGAGCGCCCTTTTTACGCGCCTTTCTAAAAACATTACGCTTGCGGCGCGTGAGGGAGGAAATGGCGATCCGAAAATGAATTTTAAACTACGCCTCGCGATTGATCAGGCCAAAGCAGTTAATCTTCCGAAAGACACTGTTGATCGGGCGATTCAAAAAGGAATTGGCGGCGGAGCGGAAGGACAGATTGAACGCGTCCAATATGAAGGATTTCTCCCCGGCGGGGCGGCGATTATTATCGAATCTTTAACCGACAACCGCAATCGAACAAGCGGCATCGTAAAAAACATTCTCGGAAAAAATGGCGGCAACATGGGTCTGCCAAATTCCGTGGCCTGGATGTTTTCACGGAAGGGTGTGATAAAAATTTCAAACTACAAAAATTTTATCCCAAATCTTGATGAGTTTCAGTTGAAGATGATTGACCTCGGTGCCGATGATTTTGAAACCGAGGAAGAAGATTTAATAATTTATACCGCGCCGGAAAATATGGAAAATTTGCGCGAAGGATTGGAAAAAGAACAAATCACGCCTGAGGAAATAGAAACTGAGTTCGTAGCGAAAGAAAAAATTAACGTCGCCGATCCGACGCAAAAAGAAAAAATTGAAAATTTATTGAACGAACTGGATGAAAGTGAAGATGTTGATAATTACTACACCAATCTCGAATAAAATTAAATTCGCAAAAATAAAAATTC
The window above is part of the Patescibacteria group bacterium genome. Proteins encoded here:
- a CDS encoding YebC/PmpR family DNA-binding transcriptional regulator, producing the protein MSRHSKWSKIKHQKGAADVKRSALFTRLSKNITLAAREGGNGDPKMNFKLRLAIDQAKAVNLPKDTVDRAIQKGIGGGAEGQIERVQYEGFLPGGAAIIIESLTDNRNRTSGIVKNILGKNGGNMGLPNSVAWMFSRKGVIKISNYKNFIPNLDEFQLKMIDLGADDFETEEEDLIIYTAPENMENLREGLEKEQITPEEIETEFVAKEKINVADPTQKEKIENLLNELDESEDVDNYYTNLE